The following coding sequences lie in one Sporocytophaga myxococcoides DSM 11118 genomic window:
- the argS gene encoding arginine--tRNA ligase: MNLEKKIKSGISEALKSQFSLEDQAESIQLQPTKKEFEGALTFVTFPYTSKTKKSPEQIGEAIGKFLKDNLEEVSDFNVVKGFLNLVISDKTWLSIFSNSVLSEDFAVLPSNGKRVMVEYSSPNTNKPLHLGHLRNNFLGYSVSEILKASGYDVVKANLINDRGIHICKSMLAYQMWGNGETPQTSGLKGDHLAGKYYVLFDKEYKKEIDGLKGLGVEEEEAKKQAPLMKQAQELLLKWEEGDKEVVALWEKMNGWVYDGFNATYKTIGVTFDKFYYESNTYLLGKNIVEEGLAKQVFFKKPDGSVWVDLTSDGLDQKLLLRGDGTSVYITQDLGTADLKFQEYNAEKSVYVVGNEQDYHFNVLKLILKKLGKTYADGVYHLSYGMVDLPSGKMKSREGTVVDADDLVKEMLETAEARTKELGKIEGFSEEDLQALYKKLGLGALKYFLLKVDPKKRMLFNPEESIEFQGHTGPFIQYTYARISAILRKAKQLGVDFRPEAFSNLDNMQPSEREAIILMTKFPEKIEEAAKNYAPSEIAQYIFDLAKAYNHFFGAVSIFSEEKKEALAFRIAFSFAVAKIINRGMQLLGIEVPEKM; this comes from the coding sequence ATGAATTTAGAAAAAAAGATAAAATCAGGAATATCAGAAGCTTTGAAAAGTCAGTTCAGCCTGGAAGATCAGGCAGAATCAATTCAATTGCAACCGACCAAGAAAGAATTTGAAGGTGCTTTAACTTTTGTAACTTTTCCATATACTTCCAAAACCAAGAAATCTCCGGAGCAAATAGGCGAGGCAATTGGTAAATTTTTAAAGGATAATCTGGAGGAAGTTTCTGATTTCAATGTTGTAAAAGGATTTTTAAATCTTGTCATTTCTGATAAAACCTGGCTTTCAATCTTTTCTAATAGCGTTCTAAGTGAAGACTTTGCCGTTTTACCTTCTAATGGTAAAAGGGTAATGGTAGAGTATTCAAGTCCAAATACAAATAAGCCTCTTCACCTCGGCCACTTAAGAAATAATTTCCTTGGTTATTCTGTCTCTGAAATACTTAAAGCCAGCGGATATGATGTAGTAAAAGCTAACCTTATTAATGACAGAGGAATTCACATTTGTAAATCCATGTTGGCTTATCAGATGTGGGGAAATGGAGAAACTCCTCAAACTTCTGGATTAAAAGGTGATCACCTTGCAGGCAAGTATTACGTGCTTTTTGACAAAGAATATAAGAAGGAAATAGATGGGCTTAAAGGTCTGGGAGTAGAAGAAGAAGAGGCAAAGAAGCAGGCTCCTTTAATGAAACAAGCACAGGAGCTTTTATTAAAATGGGAAGAAGGAGATAAAGAAGTCGTTGCTCTATGGGAAAAAATGAATGGTTGGGTGTATGATGGCTTCAATGCAACATACAAAACGATAGGTGTTACTTTTGATAAATTTTATTATGAATCGAATACCTACCTTTTAGGGAAAAACATAGTGGAAGAAGGCCTTGCAAAACAGGTATTCTTTAAAAAGCCTGATGGCTCTGTATGGGTTGACCTAACTTCTGATGGACTGGACCAGAAGCTCTTGTTAAGAGGAGATGGGACATCTGTCTATATAACTCAGGATTTAGGAACTGCAGACCTTAAATTCCAGGAATACAATGCTGAGAAATCTGTCTACGTAGTAGGAAATGAACAGGATTATCATTTCAATGTATTGAAGCTTATCTTGAAGAAGCTTGGTAAAACTTATGCTGATGGGGTGTATCATCTTTCTTACGGAATGGTAGATCTGCCAAGTGGCAAGATGAAATCAAGAGAAGGAACAGTCGTAGATGCAGATGATCTGGTAAAAGAGATGTTGGAAACTGCAGAGGCTAGAACCAAAGAGTTGGGTAAAATAGAAGGGTTCAGTGAGGAAGATCTTCAAGCTTTGTACAAAAAACTTGGTCTTGGTGCACTAAAGTATTTTCTGTTAAAAGTCGATCCGAAGAAGAGAATGCTTTTCAATCCAGAGGAATCTATTGAATTTCAAGGACACACAGGTCCTTTTATTCAATATACTTACGCTCGTATCTCTGCGATTTTAAGGAAGGCAAAACAATTAGGAGTAGATTTCAGACCAGAAGCTTTTTCAAATCTGGACAATATGCAACCATCAGAAAGAGAGGCTATAATCCTGATGACAAAGTTTCCTGAAAAAATTGAGGAGGCAGCGAAAAACTATGCTCCATCAGAAATAGCTCAGTATATCTTTGACCTGGCAAAAGCGTATAATCACTTCTTTGGTGCGGTATCAATTTTCTCAGAAGAAAAGAAAGAAGCACTTGCCTTCAGAATAGCATTTTCTTTCGCTGTAGCCAAAATAATCAATAGAGGGATGCAGTTATTAGGAATAGAAGTACCTGAAAAAATGTAA
- a CDS encoding glutathione peroxidase, with protein MKLSLKFSFVVLALTFIYVLPGCGQIKSKPLDGKDAFFSFYSLKAYTLEGDSIDFSKFRGKKVLIVNTASKCGYTHQYAELQKLHETHGDKVVILGFPSNDFFNQEPGNSTQIREFCTANYGVTFQMMEKVTVKGKGQHPVFEWLSVADKNGWNDQAPKWNFCKYLINENGELVKFFPSGSTPMGFEITEAINK; from the coding sequence ATGAAATTATCACTTAAATTTTCTTTTGTAGTTTTAGCTTTAACATTCATATATGTTCTTCCTGGGTGTGGGCAGATAAAGTCTAAACCTTTGGATGGTAAGGATGCTTTCTTTTCATTCTATTCCCTTAAGGCTTATACTTTGGAAGGAGATTCAATAGACTTTTCGAAATTCAGAGGGAAAAAAGTTTTAATTGTAAATACTGCATCCAAGTGTGGCTATACACATCAGTATGCTGAACTTCAGAAACTTCACGAAACGCATGGAGATAAAGTAGTAATCCTCGGATTTCCTTCTAACGATTTCTTTAATCAGGAGCCTGGGAATAGTACCCAAATCAGGGAATTCTGCACCGCAAATTATGGTGTAACCTTTCAAATGATGGAAAAAGTTACAGTAAAAGGAAAAGGACAGCATCCTGTATTTGAGTGGTTATCTGTAGCAGATAAAAATGGCTGGAACGATCAGGCTCCCAAATGGAATTTTTGCAAGTATTTAATTAATGAAAATGGTGAATTGGTGAAATTTTTCCCTTCCGGATCTACACCTATGGGTTTTGAAATTACAGAAGCGATCAACAAATAA
- a CDS encoding 1,4-dihydroxy-2-naphthoate polyprenyltransferase: MSSIKAWVSAFRLRTLPLALSSIIMGSFLAANDGSFKLLICLLAILTTIFLQILSNLANDYGDSQNGADSVFRKGPQRAVQSGKISPETMKKGMYLFGSLSLFSGVILLVNAISFSSLGTFGFFLILGILSIVAAIKYTAGKNPYGYAGLGDISVFLFFGLVGVGGCYYLHTHTLDYKILLPAFACGFFSAAVLNINNIRDIESDKLAGKYSIPVRLGKGKAKIYHWFLLIGGFGSAFTYILLNENHSVGKWLFLLSFPLILITGIKVTKENESEKIDPQLKLMALSTLAFVILFGLGLLMS; the protein is encoded by the coding sequence ATGAGTTCAATAAAAGCATGGGTATCGGCATTTAGGTTAAGGACACTTCCTCTGGCTCTTTCGAGTATCATCATGGGCAGTTTCCTTGCCGCCAATGATGGGAGCTTTAAACTTTTAATCTGTCTTTTGGCAATTTTAACTACAATATTCCTCCAGATATTGTCAAACCTGGCTAATGATTATGGAGACTCCCAAAATGGTGCTGATAGTGTCTTCAGAAAAGGGCCTCAAAGAGCTGTACAATCGGGTAAAATATCACCGGAAACAATGAAAAAAGGAATGTATCTTTTTGGATCTCTTTCATTATTTAGTGGCGTAATTCTTTTGGTAAATGCTATTTCATTTTCCTCGTTGGGTACATTTGGCTTTTTCCTGATATTAGGTATCCTGTCAATTGTAGCAGCCATTAAATATACAGCAGGAAAAAATCCTTATGGTTATGCAGGTCTGGGAGACATTTCTGTATTTCTATTCTTTGGACTTGTTGGTGTCGGAGGTTGTTATTATCTGCATACACATACATTGGATTATAAAATATTATTGCCTGCTTTTGCCTGCGGCTTTTTCTCAGCAGCTGTATTAAACATCAATAACATACGTGATATAGAATCCGATAAGCTTGCAGGAAAATATTCTATTCCAGTAAGGTTAGGTAAAGGAAAAGCTAAAATTTATCACTGGTTTCTACTTATAGGAGGTTTCGGCTCAGCATTTACATACATTCTTCTAAATGAAAACCATTCAGTAGGAAAGTGGCTGTTCTTATTAAGTTTCCCTCTGATATTAATAACCGGAATAAAAGTTACCAAAGAAAATGAATCAGAAAAAATTGATCCTCAATTAAAACTCATGGCTCTTTCAACGTTAGCCTTTGTAATACTGTTTGGATTAGGCTTATTAATGTCCTGA
- the fabG gene encoding 3-oxoacyl-ACP reductase FabG: MKKLEGKVSIITGGAQGIGKKTVDRFSSEGSSVIIWDIDIEKGNETLKEIKANGMEDVTFMEVDTTRFAQVEEAARSVFASRGQIDILINNAGITRDAASMNMSIEQWQQVIDLNLTGVFNCTKAIAPYMVQKQFGRIINTSSLVGIYSNFGQANYAAAKSGLVGITKVWARELSRHGITVNAVAPGFIETESLKNVPEKIVRSIKDKIPVGRLGKPEDVSNAYIFLASEESSYISGSVLTIDGGFVS; encoded by the coding sequence GTGAAGAAGCTAGAAGGAAAAGTTAGTATTATTACCGGAGGAGCCCAGGGTATTGGCAAGAAGACTGTAGATAGATTTTCATCCGAAGGTTCATCTGTTATTATTTGGGATATAGATATTGAAAAGGGTAATGAAACCCTTAAGGAAATAAAAGCAAATGGAATGGAGGATGTGACCTTTATGGAAGTGGACACAACTCGTTTTGCTCAAGTAGAAGAGGCTGCAAGAAGTGTTTTTGCATCAAGAGGACAAATTGATATTCTCATTAACAACGCTGGCATCACCAGGGACGCTGCTTCGATGAATATGAGCATTGAACAATGGCAACAAGTTATAGACCTGAATCTCACAGGTGTTTTTAACTGTACCAAAGCTATTGCTCCTTATATGGTTCAAAAACAATTCGGCCGCATCATTAATACATCGTCATTGGTAGGTATTTATAGTAATTTCGGTCAGGCAAATTACGCTGCAGCCAAATCAGGACTAGTGGGTATTACTAAAGTATGGGCAAGAGAATTAAGTAGACACGGAATTACTGTAAATGCAGTTGCTCCTGGCTTTATCGAAACCGAATCTCTGAAAAATGTACCGGAAAAAATCGTTAGAAGTATTAAAGATAAAATCCCGGTAGGGAGACTGGGTAAGCCTGAAGATGTTTCAAACGCCTATATATTTCTTGCATCAGAAGAAAGTTCGTATATAAGTGGATCAGTACTTACAATAGATGGAGGTTTTGTTTCATAA
- a CDS encoding decarboxylase, with protein MDRYIDLIEQTFYFPTEEFKVVDNDLHFNEVPLMDIVNKYGTPLKLTFLPKISSQIQKAKKFFNEAIANNNYQGNYVYCYCTKSSHFQFVLEEALRNDIHIETSSAYDIPIVKILHKKGKISKDTFVICNGYKRPEYTQYISDLINEGFKNCIPILDNLDEINAYDEQVTNPCFVGMRLAADEEPKFEFYTSRLGIRYNDVLPLYESKIKDNPKFKLKMLHFFINTGMKDTTYYWSELSRFVHKYCELRKVCPDLDSIDIGGGWPIKTSVHFDYDYGYMADQIVKTIKRICTENQVPVPNIFTEFGSFTVGESGAVLYSVLGSKLQNDKEEWYMIDSSFITTLPDVWGLNQKFILLAVNNWNKEYDKVKIGGITCDSMDYYNSEAHLNMVFLPKLQEQNKQIIGFFHTGAYQESLGGYGGIQHCLVPAPKHVLIQKDENGNFTDTLFAPEQDKNVMLKILGYES; from the coding sequence ATGGACAGATACATTGACCTGATTGAACAGACATTTTATTTTCCTACAGAAGAGTTTAAAGTAGTTGACAATGATTTGCATTTCAATGAAGTACCTTTAATGGACATAGTAAACAAATATGGTACTCCTTTAAAATTAACCTTTCTGCCGAAAATCAGCAGTCAGATTCAGAAGGCCAAAAAATTCTTCAATGAAGCAATTGCAAACAATAACTATCAGGGCAATTATGTATACTGTTATTGCACCAAATCTTCACACTTCCAGTTTGTTCTTGAAGAAGCTCTGAGAAATGATATCCATATTGAGACCTCAAGTGCTTATGATATTCCTATTGTAAAGATTCTACATAAAAAAGGCAAAATCAGCAAAGATACTTTTGTAATCTGTAATGGTTATAAAAGACCTGAATACACGCAATATATCAGTGATCTGATAAATGAAGGTTTCAAAAACTGTATTCCGATTCTGGATAACCTTGATGAGATCAATGCCTATGATGAACAGGTAACCAATCCATGTTTTGTAGGTATGAGATTAGCGGCTGATGAGGAGCCTAAATTTGAATTCTATACAAGCAGATTGGGCATCAGATACAATGATGTATTACCTCTGTATGAATCTAAAATAAAAGATAATCCGAAGTTTAAGCTTAAGATGCTTCATTTCTTTATCAATACAGGAATGAAGGATACTACATATTACTGGAGTGAATTAAGCAGATTCGTTCACAAATACTGTGAATTGAGAAAAGTTTGTCCAGACCTTGATTCCATTGATATCGGTGGTGGCTGGCCAATTAAAACTTCCGTTCACTTTGATTATGACTATGGATACATGGCCGATCAGATTGTGAAAACTATCAAAAGAATCTGCACTGAGAATCAGGTGCCGGTTCCGAATATCTTTACTGAATTTGGAAGCTTTACTGTGGGGGAAAGCGGTGCCGTGCTTTATTCAGTGCTTGGAAGCAAACTTCAGAATGATAAAGAAGAGTGGTATATGATCGACAGTTCATTTATCACTACACTGCCAGACGTATGGGGTTTGAATCAAAAGTTTATATTACTAGCTGTAAATAACTGGAACAAAGAATACGACAAAGTGAAAATTGGTGGTATTACTTGTGATAGTATGGATTATTATAATTCGGAAGCTCACCTGAACATGGTATTCCTACCAAAGCTACAAGAACAGAATAAGCAGATAATAGGATTTTTCCATACAGGTGCTTATCAGGAATCACTAGGAGGATATGGCGGAATTCAGCATTGCCTTGTGCCTGCGCCAAAACATGTGCTTATTCAGAAAGATGAAAACGGCAATTTTACAGATACCTTATTTGCTCCTGAACAAGATAAAAATGTAATGCTGAAGATTCTCGGATACGAGAGTTAA